Below is a window of candidate division WOR-3 bacterium DNA.
TGAGGCCGCCATGGCTGCGCCCAGTGCCAACAATCGTCAACCATGGCGATTCGTGGTCGTGACCGACCGGCCAAGGCTTACGCAGCTCGCCCAGATTCACCCTCACGGCAAGATGCTCGCGACTGCCCGAGCATGCATCGCGGTATGCGGTGACACTGAAGTGGCACCCGACTACTGGATTCAAGACTGCTCGGCCGCGACCGAGAATATTCTCGTTGCCGCGGCAATGCTGGGGCTTGGTACCTGCTGGCTCGGCGTGCACCCGAGGCCGGACCGGGAAAGAGCAATCAAGGAATTCCTCGGCATTCCAGCCGGGATTGGACTCCTGTGCCTTATTGCGGTCGGTCATCCGGCCGAAGAAAAGGAACCCCGCACTCAGTACGACCCAGACAAAGTCCATCGCGAGCGCTGGTAGCCGCCTGAGGCTTCAGGTTGCATGCAATATCCCTGACGCAATGCGCCAGAAGAACTCTCTGCTGCAGCTTCGGAGTCCGGTGTTTCGACATTGTTTCCGTCGCCGGGTAGCACACCCGGCAATTTCTCGTCAGTTCTCCCGTTAGAGCTTTCGACAGCAGGTCTGCTGTGATACTTTGCATGACCGAGAAGTGCCGCATGCTCGCAGCGTAAACTCACCGGG
It encodes the following:
- a CDS encoding nitroreductase family protein, with the translated sequence MDQRIRPIFARRSVRAYTDEPVAAQDLKALLEAAMAAPSANNRQPWRFVVVTDRPRLTQLAQIHPHGKMLATARACIAVCGDTEVAPDYWIQDCSAATENILVAAAMLGLGTCWLGVHPRPDRERAIKEFLGIPAGIGLLCLIAVGHPAEEKEPRTQYDPDKVHRERW